The Syntrophaceae bacterium genomic interval AAGCGGCCGAAAAGGCGGCACGTAATTCACTCTCGCGCTACATCAAAGCCCAGGGCCCTGACAGTGGGTGGACCAATCGGGTCCGCATGCAACTTGCGAGAATCCTGACGGCACAAAAGAATTTCGATGAGGCGGAATCCCACCTGAAAGATGCTCTTCCCTCCGCGGAACGGATGTTCGGCCGGACGATCTGGTGGGCAAATGCGAAGGTTTTGGAGGCCGGCCTTGCACGGGCGAAGGACGACCCGGACAGGGCCCTGGGTGCATACCGTGCCTTTGCCTCCGTCGCGGCGCGTGAACCATTCGCATGTTTCTACGGTCCTTGCCTCAGTCCGTATGTCGATCTGCTCATCACCCGAGCCGGCAATGATCCCGATCAAGCTCAAGGCGTTCTGAGCGAGGCGTTTTCGGCGGTCCAACTGTTCGATTTCCCTGTCGTCAGTACTGCGATCCAGCATCTGACCGCTCGAATCAGCGCCGAGGATCCGGAGCTTGCGGCCTTCACGCGTGAGCAGCAGGACCTGGCGGAACAGCAGACAAACCTCCGGGCGCAGTTGATGGTGGAGTCCAGAAAAGCGGCAAAAAATCGCTCCCCAAAAAGAGAGCAATCCATTGAGAGCAAAATCCACAAGTTGCAGGAAAAAATCGACGAACAGGAGCCGAAGCTGCAGGACCGCTTTCCCAAATATGCTCAACTCGTTTCCCGAAGGCCTGTCGATGCTCGATCGATTGACGAGATCCTGCAGCCTGACGAGGCTCTCCTGTACATGTCTCACGTCGGCGACAAGGGGTACACCTTCCTGCTGCACCGGAACAGTCTGAAAATCCACACCGTCAATCTGTCGCGAGAGCAACTCCGGCAGAAAGTAACCGCGTTGCGCAGCGGGTTAACCGTGGAGGCCGGCCACATGCGTCCCTTCGACACGGCGTTGGCGCATGCGCTCTACCGTGACCTCGTGGGATCTCTCCTGGATTCCCCGGGACCGGTTCGCCGTTTGGTTGTCATTCCGGCAGGACCGCTGCTCAGCCTCCCGCCTGACGTCCTGGTGTCCGGTGAACCGGGTACGGACGGAAAGATCCCCTGGCTGGCCCGTCGGTTCAGTATCCTGGTCGTCCCGGACGTGCGGGCTTTCGTGAACTTGCGCGGCATGGGCAAGCCGCCGTCGTCCGCTTCCGGGTTTCTTGGCATTGGCAATCCGAGATTTGACGCAGGCCAATCCGGCCCGGCGCTTTCAGGCAGGGCAAGCAATACCGGTGCAATGAGCAGGGGAATTCATCTTGTTTCTGCAAGCAAGGAGTTTCACGGAACTTCCTGCGCAGAAAAGTTGGACGTCCGCGCCCAGGTCGCGCGGCTGGCACCACTCCCCGAGTCTGATGACGAGGTGCGGGTCATGTCTTCATCCCTTGGTCATGGGAAGGCTGTGGTGCTTCTGGACGAGAAGGCGACCAAATCGGGACTCCGCAAGGCGAACCCGGAGACGTGGGGAATTGTTGCCTTCGCCACCCATGGGCTGCTGCCGGACGACCTCTACTGCGAGAACGAGCCCTCACTTGCTTTGGCGCCTGGCCCCGCCGGCGACCTTCATGACGACGGTTTGCTCCGTGCGAGCGAGATCGCCACGATGCGCCTCCATGCTACACTGGTGATCCTTTCAGCCTGCAATACGGCAGGAGCGGACGGACGACTGGGCGGGGAGAGCCTTTCCGGGTTGGTCAGGGCCTTTTTCTATGCGGGTGCGCGAAATGTGCTCGCAACACACTGGTCGATAGCTTCCCGGCCCACGGTCGATCTCATGAAGGAGATGGCAAGACGTCGAGAGCAGGGGATGAACTGGCCGGAGGCTCTGACGGAAAGCAAGTTGCGGATGATGGACGATCCCGCAACGTCCCATCCTTTCTTCTGGGGGGCATTCAGCCTGGTTGGGGGTGGCTGAAGGCAAAGACTTGAATCGGGAGACGAACAAAAAGGGAGGCCGGACATATAGCCTCCCCGGTGGTTCGAATTCATCCCTGCTACCAATCGAATCAGGGGCTTAAGCGGATCGTTTAAGCCCCTTTGATTTGCCGTGTCATCATCCTGCTGCCGGGCGTCTCCTTTTCGGCCTTCCCGATCAGCGAAAAGACGGTTCATCCTTCCGGCCGGTCCCCCAGGTCATGGATTCACCGTCTGATCGTGGATGCCAGCGGCGTCACTCGAGTTGCTCTCGAAATTCTTTTCATCCATGCGTTGACATCCGCTTCCTTTTTTTTTTACACTGATGCCGCCCGCAGGCCGCCGGCAAGCCGCTTTCCCCTGGCGGCGGTTGTTTTGCCGCGCGGTCTCTGCCCGATGTACAGCCAAGGCCGATCGTGACCCGTGATGTTACAGCTTCCAGCGACAGGTCCGGCCGAGTTCTCATTCAAATTTTCAAGACAAAGAAGAAAGATCGCGAAGACGGTGCGAACCTGCAATGTCTGCCGCGACGGAAGATTCTGTCTAGCGGTGTGCTGAAAAGCTCGTTTTGCGACAGTCCGATAAACCGGGGGTAGAATCATGAGTGTTATTCATCTGCGGGAGCGCGTGGGCCGAAACGTCTTTTCCCTGAGACCGGGGAGCCGGCCGGGGGTGCAGATCCTTTGCGCCGTTCTCATCGTGCTGGCCGGTACGGTCATGACGGCGCAAGCCGCTACGAAGCTCGTGCCGGACACGAATTACTCCGATATTATCATGAACATTTATGACGACAGTTACGCGGACGATGATCCTTATACAAATCAAGGGATCATTAACGTCTACAGCACACTGGACAACTACGGCACGTTTCGCAATGAGCCGGATGCCCTGCTTCGCAACTACGGCACGCTGCGCAGCGATACCGGCGCCACGCTGCACAACCGGTCGGGAAGCAGGCTGTTCAATGAATCAGGCGGTACGCTGATCAACCGTACGGGCGGTACACTGAACAACTCCGGCGAGTTCGTCAACACAGGCACGGCGACCAACTCCGGTGCACTGGTCAACTCGGGCGATTTGACGAACAAGCTGCACGGGACGCTGAACAACAACTCCGGCGCCACGCTGACCAACGATGCAACCGGGACGCTGACCAACCTCGGCACAATAAACAATTCCGGAACGCTGACCAACCTCGGCGTTTTCGGCGGCTCGGGAACCATCGTCAACGACGGGGGCACCATCGACAATTCCGGCACGTCCATGTCCATCACGACCCTGGTCGTGAATACGGGCAAGACGGGCATTGTCACCGGTTCAACCCCGACCACCGTCTCAACGGGCAACGTGAGCGGTACCCTGAACCACACGGGGAGCGGCGGCCTTTCCTTTACCATCCTCAACCTGGATGGCGGCGTCTTCAACAACAACGGCAGCGGCGGTACGAACATCGGAACCGCAGCCGTTGCCGACGGCTACACGGGCACCATCGGGGGCACGGGGCCCATCGGGCTGACCGCGGCCAATGTGGACGGAACGCTCAATGTCACCGCCGTTCTCTCCGGTACGGACTCCCTCACGAAGACGGGCACGGGCACGCTGACGCTATCCGGCGACAACACCTACACCGGGGGCACGAACATCAATGATGGAACAATCAGCGTGGGCAGCGACGGCAATCTCGGCGACGCTTCAGGAGCGCTTACCTTCGGCGGCGGTACCCTCAAGGTGACAAACAGTTTTACGACGAACCGGTCCGTCGCGCTGGACAGCAGCGGCGGCACGTTTGACACGAACGGCAACAGCCTGACCCTGTCCGGGGTCGCCTCCGGCACGGGCTCCCTTCATAAAAGCGGCGACGGCACCCTCACGCTCACCAGCGCCAACACCTATACCGGGGGCACGACCGTGAGCACGGGAACGCTCGCCCTCTCGGGAGCCGGCACCCTGGGCGATGCGACGGGGAGTACAACGGTGTCGGGAGGCACCCTCGATCTGGGAACGACCACCCAGACGCAGGCGGAACTCAGGCAGTCCGGCGGAACGGTGCAGAACGGAACCATGAATGTCACGACCTATCAGATGACCGGCGGGACGCTTTCGTCGGACGCAACGGTCTGTGCCGCATCCGGCTTTGACATGCAGGCCGGCACCGTGAACGGCGTTCTCTCCGGTACGGGCTCGCTCACCAAGACGGGCCCGGGCGAACTGACCCTGTCCGGCACGAATACCTACACCGGCGGAACGAACGTCAACGGCG includes:
- a CDS encoding CHAT domain-containing protein, whose translation is MKMCTPVALLLAILITCPGSSPSADAQGLPSEIGAEIAVGRNLTNDDCKLRRIQPADWGGDAERYALFCEGWSQQSGQMIVLRSDSRLSAWWLEESGWAQVILAAGDCEPPKAEANVSDLKVAARLCRHRLGWRQIMLVAKSESGTYVANFLPNNAPLIERALLTATGKNAPETSATQGRKMISLRALEELIGKDSELPSIREIGSIFELSRLAHYQHEARFYRTAELTWLRVLAAQERLFGLDSPALAMTLLNMSHPIRNQRRLDDALAFTKRAEPLVRKSHNPVLTSQLYNHFAFDAQWRRNYTAAITFNQDAIAALPDAWPGSSGWLAEVYFSLSIAQYATKDYKAAEKAARNSLSRYIKAQGPDSGWTNRVRMQLARILTAQKNFDEAESHLKDALPSAERMFGRTIWWANAKVLEAGLARAKDDPDRALGAYRAFASVAAREPFACFYGPCLSPYVDLLITRAGNDPDQAQGVLSEAFSAVQLFDFPVVSTAIQHLTARISAEDPELAAFTREQQDLAEQQTNLRAQLMVESRKAAKNRSPKREQSIESKIHKLQEKIDEQEPKLQDRFPKYAQLVSRRPVDARSIDEILQPDEALLYMSHVGDKGYTFLLHRNSLKIHTVNLSREQLRQKVTALRSGLTVEAGHMRPFDTALAHALYRDLVGSLLDSPGPVRRLVVIPAGPLLSLPPDVLVSGEPGTDGKIPWLARRFSILVVPDVRAFVNLRGMGKPPSSASGFLGIGNPRFDAGQSGPALSGRASNTGAMSRGIHLVSASKEFHGTSCAEKLDVRAQVARLAPLPESDDEVRVMSSSLGHGKAVVLLDEKATKSGLRKANPETWGIVAFATHGLLPDDLYCENEPSLALAPGPAGDLHDDGLLRASEIATMRLHATLVILSACNTAGADGRLGGESLSGLVRAFFYAGARNVLATHWSIASRPTVDLMKEMARRREQGMNWPEALTESKLRMMDDPATSHPFFWGAFSLVGGG